GCCGATGCAGCGCAATTCGCCGCGCGCCAACGCAGGCTTGAGCATATTGGAGGCGTCAATGGCGCCTTCCGCCGCGCCGGCACCGACAAGCGTATGAATCTCGTCGATGAACAGAATGATCTGTCCGTCGGACTCGGCGATTTCACGCAGCACCGCCTTTAGCCGCTCTTCGAACTCGCCGCGAAACTTGGCGCCGGCTATCAGCGCGCCCATATCGAGCGCCATAATGCGCTTGGATTTCAAGTTTTCCGGCACATCGCCCTGAATGATGCGGAAGGCCAACCCTTCGGCGATGGCCGTTTTCCCAACGCCGGGCTCACCAATCAGCACCGGATTATTTTTGGTCCGGCGCGATAGAACCTGCAGAACCCGTCGAATTTCCTCATCGCGGCCGATCACCGGGTCCAACTTGTTGCGCCGCGCCAAATCATTCAAGTCGCGCGCATACCTTTTGAGGGCCTGATACTTTTCCTCGGGGTTCTGGTCGGTTACCCGCTGCGATCCGCGCAACTCTTTCAACACCTTGAGGATGAGATCGCGGGAAATGCCGTGCTGCCGCAGCAAATCACCGGCGGCAGTTCTATCTTCGCACATCGCCAAAAGCAAATGCTCGGTGCTGACGAATTCATCCCGCAGTTGATTAGCCTCGCGCAGCGCGCCTTCGAACAGCTTGTTCAAGTCGGATGACAAATACAGCTGTCCCACGCCGCCGGAAACTCGGGGCAGACGCTCAATGGCCTGTCTCGCGCGCGAGAGCATCATCTCCGGATCGGCGCCGATTTTTTTCACAATCGAGCGGGCAATACCTTCCGGAACTTCCAAAAGCGCCGCCAGCAGATGCACCGGTTCGATCTGCTGATGACCGGCTTCGGAAGCCGCCTGCTGCGCCCGCTGCAGCGCCTCCTGAACTTTTATGGTCAGTTTATCTATGGATATCATACTCTATCTCTCCTTCGTTAAAAAGGCGAGACCGAAGCCTCGCCTTTTTCATATTTATCTGCAATCCCCCACCGAAAGATGTGAAGGTTTTTTTTGCTGCTTTATTTTTTATCGTCGACAACCTCAAAGTCGGCCTCTTCGGCATCGCTCTTACCGGCTGAAGAACCGGATCCGCCGGAACTCTGACCGGCTGAGGCCCCGGCAGCCGCATACATCTTTTGCGCCGCCTGGCCCATGACCTGGTTCAGCGCCTCCAGCGCGGATTTGATTTCGTCGATGCTCGTGCCTTTTACGGCTTCTTTCAACCGACCGACTGCCGCCTCGACGCGATTGCGCGTTTCAGTATCTAATTTGTCGCCGTTTTCGCGCAGGAATTTCTCTGTTTCATAGGCGGTCTGATCGGCGCGGTTGCGCGTGTCGATCTCCTCGCGCCGCCGCTTATCTTCCGCCGCATGCATCTTGGCGTCGTTCACCATGCGCTCGATCTCTTCTTTAGTCAAGCCGGTGGACGCTTCGATGCGGATGGACTGCTCGCGATTGGTCGCTTTGTCCTTTGCGGTTACTTTCAAGATGCCGTTGGCGTCAATGTCGAAAGTGACTTCGATCTGCGGCACGCCGCGCGGCGCAGGCGGGATGCCGTCCAAATGGAAGCGGCCGAGCGTACGGTTGTCCGCCGCCATTTCGCGCTCACCCTGTACGACGTGAATTTCCACCGAAGTCTGGTTGTCCGCAGCCGTGGAAAAGATCTCCGACTTGCGGGTCGGAATGGTCGTGTTCTTGGGGATCAGCTTGGTGGTTACGCCGCCGAGCGTTTCGATGCCCAGAGACAGCGGCGTCACATCCAGCAGCAGCACGTCCGAGACTTCGCCCGCCAACACGCCGCCCTGAATGGCAGCGCCGATCGCCACAACTTCATCCGGGTTGACGCCCTTGTGCGGTTCCTTTCCGAACAGTTCGCGAACCAGCTGCTGCACTTTGGGCATACGGGTCGACCCACCGACCAACACCACCTCGTCGATGTCGGCCGGCGTCAGGCCGGCATCCTTGAGCGCAATCCGGCAGGGTTCCAGCGTCCGCTGGAACAGATCGTCGCACAACTGTTCGAACTTGGCCCGCGTCAGCGTCATGTTGAGATGTTTCGGGCCGGTATCCGTGGCCGTAATGAACGGCAGATTGATTTCGGTCTGCGTCAGCGTGGAGAGCTCGCACTTGGCCTTTTCCGCAGCCTCCTTCAGGCGCTGCAACGCCATCGGATCGCGCGAAAGATCAACGCCCTCCAGCTTTATGAACTCGTCGACCATCCAGTCGATGATTCGCTGATCGAAATCATCACCGCCCAAGTGTGTATCGCCGTTCGTGGACTTGACTTCAAAGACGCCGTCGCCGATCTCGAGAATCGAGATGTCGAACGTTCCACCGCCCAAGTCGAACACGGCAATTTTTTCGTTCTTCTTTTTATCGAGGCCGTAAGCCAGTGAAGCGGCCGTCGGCTCGTTGATGATCCTCCGAACGTTCAAGCCGGCGATTTCTCCCGCCTCCTTCGTGGCCTGTCGCTGGCTGTCGTTAAAGTAGGCGGGAACCGTAATGACCGCATCGGTCACCTTTTCGCCCAGGTAATCTTCGGCCGTCTGCTTCATCTTTTGCAGAATCATGGCGCTGATTTCCTGGGGCGTATACTCTTTATCGTCTATCTTGACGCGCGCCACATCATTGGGGCCCGCGACGACTTTGTACGGCACCTCTTCAATCTCGCGCGTCACCTCACTGTAGCGGCGCCCCATGAAACGTTTGATGGAATAGATGGTCCTCTGCGGATTGGTGATCGCCTGCCGTTTGGCAACCTGACCGACAAGACGCTCACCGGTCTTTGTAAAAGCAACCACAGACGGCGTGGTACGACCGCCTTCGCTGTTCGGAATGACCACAGGCTCGCCGCCTTCCATCACGGCGACGCACGAATTGGTCGTGCCTAAATCTATCCCGATGATTTTTCCCATTAAAAATCCCTCGCTTTCCTTTAATTCGTTGTTCAATTTTGCCGCTGAACTTGCAATCCTTGTGCCGCAAATTAGGCAAAACTCTAAAAGCATTTATCTCTATACAAAACAGGCTCATAGACGATGACTGTCTATGAGCCTGTTTAGGACTATTAGCGTGATAACGTCAGGAGACCGTCAGTCAGTCCTTTTTTTCTGCCACTTTGTCTGTACTCTTGGCCGATTCTTTTTTACCATTGCCGTTCTTTTTATAATCCGTAATGTAAAAGCCCGTGCCTTTGAAAATAAGACCGTTTCCCAGACCGATCAGCCTCCTGACCTCGCCGCCGCATACAGGGCATTCCTTGAGCGGTTCGGCTTTAATGGACTGAAAGGCTTCAAAAATGTGTCCGCATGATTCGCACTTGTACTCATAAGTCGGCATAATTCAATCACCTCTGCATAGTTACTTTTTCTCACGCGGCGCT
The sequence above is drawn from the candidate division KSB1 bacterium genome and encodes:
- a CDS encoding AAA family ATPase — encoded protein: MISIDKLTIKVQEALQRAQQAASEAGHQQIEPVHLLAALLEVPEGIARSIVKKIGADPEMMLSRARQAIERLPRVSGGVGQLYLSSDLNKLFEGALREANQLRDEFVSTEHLLLAMCEDRTAAGDLLRQHGISRDLILKVLKELRGSQRVTDQNPEEKYQALKRYARDLNDLARRNKLDPVIGRDEEIRRVLQVLSRRTKNNPVLIGEPGVGKTAIAEGLAFRIIQGDVPENLKSKRIMALDMGALIAGAKFRGEFEERLKAVLREIAESDGQIILFIDEIHTLVGAGAAEGAIDASNMLKPALARGELRCIG
- the dnaK gene encoding molecular chaperone DnaK; the encoded protein is MGKIIGIDLGTTNSCVAVMEGGEPVVIPNSEGGRTTPSVVAFTKTGERLVGQVAKRQAITNPQRTIYSIKRFMGRRYSEVTREIEEVPYKVVAGPNDVARVKIDDKEYTPQEISAMILQKMKQTAEDYLGEKVTDAVITVPAYFNDSQRQATKEAGEIAGLNVRRIINEPTAASLAYGLDKKKNEKIAVFDLGGGTFDISILEIGDGVFEVKSTNGDTHLGGDDFDQRIIDWMVDEFIKLEGVDLSRDPMALQRLKEAAEKAKCELSTLTQTEINLPFITATDTGPKHLNMTLTRAKFEQLCDDLFQRTLEPCRIALKDAGLTPADIDEVVLVGGSTRMPKVQQLVRELFGKEPHKGVNPDEVVAIGAAIQGGVLAGEVSDVLLLDVTPLSLGIETLGGVTTKLIPKNTTIPTRKSEIFSTAADNQTSVEIHVVQGEREMAADNRTLGRFHLDGIPPAPRGVPQIEVTFDIDANGILKVTAKDKATNREQSIRIEASTGLTKEEIERMVNDAKMHAAEDKRRREEIDTRNRADQTAYETEKFLRENGDKLDTETRNRVEAAVGRLKEAVKGTSIDEIKSALEALNQVMGQAAQKMYAAAGASAGQSSGGSGSSAGKSDAEEADFEVVDDKK
- a CDS encoding zinc ribbon domain-containing protein translates to MPTYEYKCESCGHIFEAFQSIKAEPLKECPVCGGEVRRLIGLGNGLIFKGTGFYITDYKKNGNGKKESAKSTDKVAEKKD